One Rosa chinensis cultivar Old Blush chromosome 5, RchiOBHm-V2, whole genome shotgun sequence genomic region harbors:
- the LOC112168207 gene encoding protein transport protein Sec61 subunit beta translates to MARGSSQSQATSSSTTSRPGVMAPRGSAAATAGMRRRRLGGGGNSSSGSMGGGGGGSGAGNNMLRFYTDDAPGLKISPTVVLVMSLCFIGFVTALHVFGKLYLHRSTGGA, encoded by the coding sequence ATGGCTCGAGGCTCATCTCAGTCCCAAGCGACGTCGTCTTCCACGACCTCACGTCCCGGCGTCATGGCTCCTCGCGGTTCAGCTGCCGCCACAGCTGGAATGCGCCGCCGTCGTCTCGGCGGAGGCGGCAACTCCAGCTCCGGAAGCATGGGCGGCGGCGGAGGCGGCTCTGGTGCCGGAAACAACATGCTCAGGTTCTACACCGACGACGCTCCTGGCTTGAAGATCTCCCCCACCGTCGTTCTCGTCATGAGCCTCTGCTTCATCGGCTTCGTCACCGCCCTCCACGTCTTCGGCAAGCTCTACCTCCACCGATCTACCGGCGGAGCTTAG